Proteins co-encoded in one Pseudomonadota bacterium genomic window:
- a CDS encoding DUF748 domain-containing protein produces the protein MHRATKIVIWLAGFFVLFSIIGFFIVPPIVKSVLVKKLSENLHREVSLGQIRVNPYSLSVSVKNILIKDRAKAETFVSFDELFVNASISSIFRRAIIIKELKIAGPYIRIIRNKDESYNFSDLLVSKTTENDKLRKRRAGEKEKPVLFSINNIVISSGRIDFSDGPNNVQHNIKDMKVSIPFISNTEYYVNTYVQPSFSAHINGTPYTLQGKTKPFAEPREAYLDIDIKGLDLPQYITYLPVKQNFILRSGSMDIASRVSFIQSKNKAPSLMVSGDIALKNFAIDDMTKKSLVNLLSIDIAIASCEPFLKSLHLSKFIIKGPELTLKRDEKGALNLISLIEEKKDGPKDASYNKKTPVKKPTKTPVKSDEDVPFNASVDEFIIEDGKISFFDHTVSQPVELLITSLNLKGERFSTAKDSTGTLSLSLLLNKKGSISAKGPVSITPLSANLLTDVKRINIRAFQAYFTDKVKINTTSGHVNTSGTVIVAHTNKAGLNVTFKGNVLIADFASVDKQNGDDFLKWKAFSLNNINAGYNPMYAHIKGISLTDFYARVTLNPDGTLSLRKVIEEEEENKNNEQPVQAKKETSGTKTVAESEKDIARDISVGSITLQGGTIDFMDKSIKPAYSVNLTEMVGRIGGFSLQLDQRADLELLGKIDHYVPLEIAGKINPSRNNLFTDVSVKFKDLDLSAMTPYSGKYLGYKIEKGSLSIDLKYLIDKRKLDAQNRIFIDQLTLGDKVESPDALNLPLKLAIALLKDRKGRIDLDVPLSGSLDDPQFSVFRIVIKILVNLITKAVTAPFALLGALFGGGEELSYIDFDYGRAQLSQAGIKKIDTLVKALYERPSLKLDIEGHVDVEKDKEALKTYLFNKKIKTQKLNAMIKKGLPAVPVDDVIIGQSEYQQYLASAYKAEKFEKPKNVLGLAKSLPAPEMEKLMLANTVVGEGDLRTLAKQRAGQVKDALLATGNVTADRVFVVEPKSLSPEKKEKANDSRVDLKLK, from the coding sequence CTCTGAAAATCTCCACCGGGAAGTCTCTTTAGGACAAATAAGAGTTAACCCATATTCGCTCTCTGTTTCAGTAAAAAATATTTTAATAAAAGACCGTGCGAAGGCAGAGACATTTGTCTCCTTTGATGAGTTGTTTGTAAATGCGAGTATCAGTTCAATTTTTAGAAGAGCCATTATTATTAAAGAGTTAAAAATTGCCGGGCCATATATTCGGATCATCCGCAACAAAGATGAGTCCTACAACTTTTCAGACCTCCTTGTGTCCAAAACAACAGAGAATGATAAACTCAGGAAACGACGTGCAGGGGAGAAGGAGAAACCTGTTCTTTTTTCAATCAACAATATAGTAATATCTTCAGGCCGCATAGACTTCTCTGATGGACCAAATAACGTGCAACATAATATTAAGGATATGAAAGTTTCTATTCCTTTTATTTCCAACACAGAATATTATGTGAACACTTATGTGCAGCCTTCGTTTTCTGCACATATAAACGGGACTCCATATACTTTACAGGGGAAGACAAAACCCTTTGCAGAACCCCGTGAGGCATATCTCGACATAGACATAAAAGGCCTCGATTTACCTCAATACATTACCTATTTGCCTGTGAAGCAAAATTTTATCCTTCGCTCCGGATCAATGGACATTGCTTCAAGGGTCTCATTTATACAATCTAAAAACAAGGCGCCATCTCTCATGGTAAGTGGCGATATTGCATTGAAAAATTTTGCAATTGACGATATGACAAAAAAATCTTTGGTAAATCTGCTCTCAATCGACATAGCAATTGCCTCCTGTGAACCTTTTCTTAAATCCTTGCACTTGTCTAAGTTTATAATAAAAGGGCCTGAACTGACTTTAAAACGTGATGAAAAGGGCGCTTTGAACCTGATATCGCTTATTGAGGAAAAAAAGGATGGCCCGAAAGACGCTTCCTATAATAAGAAAACACCGGTAAAAAAACCTACTAAAACCCCTGTAAAAAGCGATGAAGACGTACCTTTTAACGCATCTGTTGATGAATTTATTATTGAAGACGGCAAGATTTCTTTTTTTGATCATACAGTATCCCAGCCGGTGGAATTACTAATAACAAGTCTCAACCTGAAGGGAGAACGTTTTTCAACTGCAAAAGACAGCACGGGCACTTTATCTCTATCACTGCTTCTGAATAAAAAAGGTTCAATTTCCGCAAAAGGTCCCGTGAGTATCACACCTCTCTCTGCCAATCTTTTAACAGATGTTAAGAGGATTAACATCCGTGCCTTTCAGGCTTACTTCACCGATAAAGTAAAAATCAATACCACGAGCGGGCATGTTAATACATCGGGCACAGTCATTGTTGCCCATACAAATAAAGCCGGCTTGAATGTCACATTTAAGGGCAATGTACTTATCGCTGATTTTGCATCTGTTGATAAACAGAATGGTGATGATTTTCTAAAATGGAAAGCCTTCTCTCTGAACAATATCAACGCAGGATATAATCCTATGTATGCTCATATAAAAGGCATATCCCTTACTGACTTCTATGCAAGAGTTACATTGAACCCGGACGGAACTCTCAGTCTTAGAAAGGTAATTGAAGAAGAGGAAGAAAATAAAAATAATGAACAACCTGTACAGGCAAAAAAAGAAACTTCCGGGACAAAAACCGTTGCTGAATCCGAAAAGGATATTGCCAGGGATATCAGCGTTGGCAGCATTACCCTTCAAGGGGGAACCATCGATTTTATGGATAAGTCAATAAAACCTGCCTATTCTGTAAATCTTACAGAAATGGTTGGTCGGATAGGCGGTTTTTCCCTTCAACTTGACCAACGTGCAGACCTGGAACTCCTCGGCAAGATAGATCACTATGTCCCTCTCGAAATAGCTGGAAAAATCAACCCTTCAAGGAACAATCTTTTTACCGATGTGTCGGTAAAGTTCAAAGACCTTGATTTGAGTGCCATGACCCCCTATTCAGGAAAATATTTGGGATATAAGATAGAAAAGGGAAGTCTCTCTATTGATTTGAAATATCTTATTGACAAGAGAAAACTGGATGCTCAAAACCGTATTTTTATTGACCAGTTGACGCTTGGCGACAAGGTTGAAAGCCCTGATGCTTTGAATTTGCCCCTGAAGCTTGCCATTGCTTTGCTTAAGGACCGGAAAGGGCGGATCGATCTCGATGTTCCTCTTTCCGGCAGCCTGGACGATCCACAATTCAGCGTTTTTAGGATTGTTATAAAGATTTTGGTAAATCTTATTACAAAAGCAGTAACTGCGCCTTTTGCCCTCCTCGGCGCCCTCTTTGGAGGGGGGGAGGAGCTGAGTTACATAGATTTTGATTATGGCAGAGCACAGTTGTCGCAGGCAGGCATAAAGAAAATAGATACTCTTGTAAAAGCCCTCTATGAAAGGCCCTCACTAAAACTTGACATTGAGGGACATGTGGATGTGGAAAAAGATAAAGAGGCTCTAAAAACCTACCTATTCAACAAGAAGATAAAAACCCAGAAACTTAATGCTATGATTAAAAAGGGATTACCGGCGGTGCCTGTTGATGATGTTATAATTGGGCAGAGTGAATATCAACAATATCTGGCTTCGGCATATAAAGCCGAGAAATTTGAAAAACCCAAAAATGTATTAGGCCTTGCAAAGAGCCTTCCTGCTCCGGAAATGGAAAAACTGATGCTTGCCAATACCGTGGTGGGTGAGGGAGACTTGCGAACTCTGGCAAAACAAAGAGCCGGACAGGTGAAGGATGCATTACTGGCAACAGGCAATGTTACTGCCGACAGGGTATTTGTGGTTGAACCAAAATCACTTTCCCCTGAAAAGAAGGAAAAGGCA